A stretch of the Malus sylvestris chromosome 10, drMalSylv7.2, whole genome shotgun sequence genome encodes the following:
- the LOC126585256 gene encoding probable E3 ubiquitin-protein ligase RHY1A, with product MTSASELFYNRRSRYNSRTATDLGFDSLPPPPTVDRSHNHNHGRRPHNSDGCDPLLRRTPRHFHHRASLPDRAAVGLEQGGTHQGSGNGVAGSSAGLSGNERLPGSVLLARERLLERLRGMPPSETRRHRALHLYGGRLLHVDDLSPLVRDWDAEILTSQPASAYSSTNLGSQIERLHLLQEVNKKPPGLSQEVLDCLSPEIFSSAEVGVDGLVLRASGDCSICLESFTDGDKLICLPCEHRFHAACLSPWARIRGDCPYCRRVIVVDSQNAKGTT from the exons ATGACGAGCGCTTCGGAGCTTTTCTACAACCGGAGGTCTCGCTACAACAGCCGAACCGCCACCGATCTAGGGTTCGACTCCCTCCCTCCTCCTCCGACCGTTGACCGAAGTCACAACCACAATCACGGTCGCCGCCCCCACAATTCCGACGGCTGCGATCCCCTCCTCCGCCGAACCCCGCGCCATTTCCACCACCGCGCCTCCCTCCCG GATCGGGCGGCGGTTGGGCTCGAGCAGGGTGGGACCCACCAGGGTTCTGGAAATGGGGTCGCCGGAAGCAGTGCTGGTTTGAGCGGGAACGAGAGGCTTCCCGGATCTGTTTTGCTCGCCAGGGAAAGGCTGCTGGAGAGGCTGAGAGGGATGCCTCCTTCAGAAACCAG GCGGCATAGAGCATTGCATCTTTACGGAGGTCGGCTACTGCATGTTGATGACTTGAGTCCCCTTGTAAGGGATTGGGACGCTGAAATCTTGACAAGTCAGCCAGCCAGTGCCTACTCTTCAACTAACTTGGGCTCCCAAATTGAAAGGCTACATCTCTTGCAAGAAGTGAACAAGAAGCCTCCAGGTCTCAGTCAAGAGGTTCTTGATTGTTTGAGCCCTGAGATTTTCAGCAGCGCAGAAGTGGGTGTCGACGGCTTGGTGTTAAGGGCTTCCGGAGATTGTAGTATTTGCCTGGAGAGTTTTACCGATGGAGATAAGCTTATTTGCTTGCCTTGTGAGCATAGATTCCATGCTGCCTGCTTGAGTCCCTGGGCTCGTATTCGAGGGGACTGCCCATACTGCCGGAGAGTTATAGTTGTAGATAGTCAAAATGCTAAAGGGACTACATAG